In Verrucomicrobiota bacterium, a single genomic region encodes these proteins:
- a CDS encoding exosortase system-associated protein, TIGR04073 family, whose product MVILLSGSASLVFADIQAPPASDQGPTRKLGRGLGNILYGSTEIIDSMSDVNSADGNSAAFSYGLVRGLGRTFARLGYGVFETVTFPFPTQHGTYQPPYNNNIQWLNSGYSEFPPEVGFETKYDYCRQYSIQSW is encoded by the coding sequence ATGGTCATCCTGCTTTCAGGATCTGCCTCTCTGGTTTTTGCAGATATTCAGGCTCCTCCCGCATCCGATCAGGGACCGACTCGTAAGCTGGGACGTGGTCTGGGCAATATACTCTACGGTTCCACGGAGATCATCGACTCGATGTCGGATGTGAATTCTGCCGATGGCAACTCTGCCGCCTTCAGCTACGGATTGGTTCGGGGTCTGGGCAGGACCTTCGCACGACTCGGCTATGGCGTCTTCGAGACAGTGACCTTCCCCTTCCCCACACAGCACGGCACCTACCAGCCCCCTTATAACAACAATATCCAGTGGCTCAATTCAGGCTACTCGGAGTTCCCGCCTGAAGTCGGCTTCGAGACCAAGTACGACTACTGCAGGCAGTACTCGATACAGAGTTGGTGA
- the tgt gene encoding tRNA guanosine(34) transglycosylase Tgt, whose amino-acid sequence MSSKSPFTLLKTDPSSKARAGILHTRRADVETPVFMPVGTQATVKAVSPDELRSLGAKIILGNTYHLHVRPSEKVIEELGGLHRFMGWDRAILTDSGGFQVFSLSKLRRITEEGVHFQNHLDGTPTFIGPETSMQIQRDLGSDVVMAFDECPPFPCSYEDAAKSLDLTTRWERRSREWWRTQPEEGRPLLFGIVQGSSHLDLRERSAQSLVEIGFDGYAVGGVSVGEPEPEMMKAVEASVPFLPESAPRYAMGLGTPPQLVEMVARGIDMFDCVLPTRIARNGTAFTAKGTMNLKNAPYTRDPLPIEEGCTCPACTTFSRAYLRHLVKAEEILGLRLISLHNLHFYLSLMRKIRATILDGSFAEFRKEFVAGYRVWNAAEKDET is encoded by the coding sequence CCTGCACACCCGGCGCGCCGACGTGGAGACACCTGTCTTCATGCCTGTAGGCACTCAGGCCACGGTCAAGGCCGTCTCTCCCGATGAACTCCGATCTCTCGGCGCGAAGATCATCCTCGGCAATACCTACCACCTCCATGTGAGGCCGAGTGAGAAAGTCATCGAGGAGCTTGGGGGATTGCATCGCTTCATGGGTTGGGATCGAGCCATCCTGACAGACAGTGGCGGATTTCAGGTTTTCTCCCTCTCGAAGCTTCGCCGAATCACGGAGGAGGGAGTACATTTTCAGAACCATCTCGACGGCACTCCGACCTTCATCGGTCCCGAGACCTCGATGCAGATCCAGCGTGATCTTGGCAGCGATGTGGTGATGGCCTTCGACGAGTGCCCTCCTTTCCCCTGTAGCTACGAGGATGCGGCCAAGAGCCTTGACCTCACGACCCGCTGGGAGCGTCGCTCCCGCGAATGGTGGCGGACCCAGCCTGAAGAGGGACGTCCGCTGCTCTTCGGGATTGTTCAGGGAAGTTCCCATCTCGACCTGCGCGAGCGTTCCGCTCAATCCCTTGTGGAAATCGGTTTTGATGGGTATGCCGTGGGTGGTGTCAGCGTCGGGGAGCCCGAGCCAGAGATGATGAAGGCCGTCGAAGCAAGCGTCCCGTTTCTGCCAGAGAGTGCTCCACGCTATGCCATGGGTCTCGGCACACCTCCTCAGTTGGTCGAGATGGTGGCACGGGGTATAGACATGTTCGACTGCGTCCTTCCGACACGAATCGCCCGCAACGGCACAGCCTTCACGGCCAAGGGGACCATGAATCTCAAGAACGCCCCCTACACGCGTGATCCCCTCCCGATCGAGGAGGGATGCACCTGTCCGGCCTGCACTACCTTCTCGCGAGCCTATCTGCGTCATCTGGTGAAGGCAGAGGAGATCCTGGGTCTCCGACTCATCTCCCTGCATAACCTCCACTTCTATCTCTCCCTCATGAGAAAGATCCGGGCTACGATTCTAGACGGATCCTTTGCGGAATTCAGGAAGGAATTCGTCGCGGGCTACCGAGTCTGGAACGCGGCAGAGAAGGATGAAACTTGA